In Polypterus senegalus isolate Bchr_013 chromosome 12, ASM1683550v1, whole genome shotgun sequence, the following are encoded in one genomic region:
- the LOC120541052 gene encoding B-cell receptor CD22-like — MAKQVAVLVLTLWLLQGTRCYRSTVSLPENIEALDGSCVFIPCSFEPKKGLGDDQIGVWIVNDPWKGNEVFRKDTSYGVWENISVTIGDVEVRNCSTWLDRVGLQQEGAYYFRTEGKLKYTFTASHVNIQVRDKPLITPIVPVKEGTATSLTCSAPSACPSDPPVLTWSDTLNGIEFEESSKANGIKVESAVLHFNASHLHHDKTVTCTASSRGQHWNNTVTLNVTYGPKNTHMLYNPVKWTLGILANLTCNSNANPPSHYTWYQVKKSVVTSRGTGQTLTVNVVTPSDNGVYYCNAENEHGAANSSAVTIDVQYSPRNTSIAGRSVTGVPEGGAVTLSCSSNANPPSSYSWYHVSKSSATKRGSREKLTIKSVTLSDGGLYYCEAKNEHGMERSMEVTVDVQYSPRNTSVRGHRLHSIPEGGAVTLSCTSDANPPSRYTWYHRSKSSVVQRGLEQNLNLRNVSLNDAENYYCEARNRHGGENATAVTLDVQYSPKNTSIKGHRVHTIRKGGAVTLSCSSNANPPSSYTWYQVGNSSVSRRGSEQNLTIQYVTVSDGGLYYCEAKNKHGAGNTTTVVLVVKTQPSPSSFVSILTGCLFLIFIFLLLLLLCCCKKRMKTVEFNNEDSDMRPAETTFRADVSPMVQESTNGKMNSTEESAM; from the exons ATGGCCAAACAAGTAGCCGTTCTAGTTCTGACTTTATGGCTTCTTCAAG GCACACGTTGTTACAGGTCCACAGTTTCACTGCCCGAGAATATTGAAGCTCTGGACGGCTCCTGCGTCTTCATTCCCTGCTCATTTGAACCCAAAAAAGGACTCGGAGACGATCAGATTGGAGTGTGGATAGTTAATGACCCGTGGAAGGGAAACGAGGTGTTCAGAAAGGACACTTCCTATGGCGTCTGGGAAAACATCAGTGTCACAATCGGTGATGTGGAAGTGAGAAACTGCAGCACATGGCTGGACAGAGTTGGACTTCAGCAGGAAGGGGCGTATTACTTTAGAACTGAAGGAAAACTTAAATACACATTTACAGCAAGTCACGTTAACATTCAAGTACGAG aTAAGCCATTGATCACTCCGATTGTCCCAGTAAAGGAGGGCACAGCCACCAGTCTGACCTGCTCTGCTCCATCTGCATGTCCCAGTGACCCCCCAGTCCTGACCTGGAGTGACACACTGAATGGGATTGAATTTGAGGAGTCCAGCAAGGCAAACGGAATCAAAGTCGAGTCGGCTGTCCTGCATTTTAATGCGTCACATCTCCACCATGACAAGACGGTCACCTGCACAGCAAGCAGCCGAGGACAACACTGGAACAACACGGTCACTCTGAACGTCACCT ATGGTCCTAAGAACACACACATGCTGTACAATCCTGTCAAGTGGACTCTGGGAATATTAGCAAATCTGACCTGCAACTCCAATGCAAACCCACCCAGCCACTACACCTGGTATCAGGTGAAGAAATCCGTGGTCACCAGCAGAGGAACTGGACAGACTCTAACAGTCAATGTGGTGACCCCTAGTGACAATGGCGTCTATTACTGCAATGCGGAAAATGAACACGGAGCTGCAAACTCCTCAGCCGTGACCATCGATGTGCAGT ATTCTCCAAGAAACACTTCAATTGCAGGACGTTCTGTTACCGGCGTTCCCGAGGGGGGCGCTGTGACACTCAGTTGCAGTTCGAATGCAAACCCCCCCAGCAGCTACAGCTGGTATCATGTGAGCAAATCGTCTGCGACCAAAAGAGGGTCTCGAGAGAAGCTGACCATCAAATCCGTGACCCTCAGTGACGGGGGGCTCTACTACTGTGAGGCGAAGAACGAACACGGAATGGAGAGATCTATGGAAGTGACAGTCGACGTGCAGT actCTCCAAGAAATACGTCAGTTAGAGGCCATCGTCTTCACAGCATTCCAGAAGGGGGCGCTGTGACTCTGAGCTGCACCTCTGATGCCAACCCCCCCAGCAGGTACACCTGGTATCACAGGAGCAAGTCCTCTGTTGTCCAAAGAGGACTGGAACAGAATCTGAACCTGAGAAACGTATCACTGAACGACGCTGAGAACTACTACTGTGAGGCGAGGAACCGACATGGAGGGGAAAACGCCACAGCTGTGACCCTCGATGTGCAGT ATTCTCCAAAAAACACGTCAATTAAAGGCCATCGAGTTCATACCATACGTAAAGGGGGCGCTGTGACTCTGAGCTGCAGCTCCAATGCAAACCCCCCCAGTAGCTACACGTGGTATCAAGTGGGCAACTCGTCTGTGAGCAGAAGAGGATCTGAACAGAATCTGACCATCCAATATGTGACCGTCAGTGATGGGGGGCTCTACTACTGTGAGGCCAAGAACAAACACGGAGCGGGGAACACGACCACGGTGGTCCTGGTGGTAAAGA CACAGCCAAGTCCAAGTTCTTTTGTTTCTATCCTCACCGGATGTCTGTTCCTCATATTCATCTTCCTGCTCCTCCTCCTACTGTGCTGCTGTAAAAAAAG